The following proteins come from a genomic window of Aerosakkonema funiforme FACHB-1375:
- a CDS encoding tetratricopeptide repeat protein produces MPRKHYSSIHLLLATMAGIGLSSPVFALPVQDLGNSGRSLASVSIGVENNHNTSPAEKPSEQLKQAETLYNEGVTLQQQGKLEEAIAKYEEAIRLNPSLAFAHLNLGAALAALGKHPEAISAYREAILLQPNLAEAYYNLGNALAQQGELPDAQAQYKQAIQINPTYAKAYYNLGNVLAQQGDRDGAIAQWREAIRIQPEFAEAYANLGLIFSRSGQRREALEAFKKARDLFKSQGKTDRAEQIDRIIQRVGTNRTVITRSLFDSEYSAAISSEA; encoded by the coding sequence ATGCCTAGAAAACATTATTCGTCGATTCATCTGCTGCTTGCTACTATGGCTGGAATTGGACTGAGTTCGCCCGTTTTTGCCCTACCTGTGCAAGATTTGGGCAATAGTGGCAGATCTCTTGCTTCTGTTTCGATCGGTGTCGAGAACAATCACAACACTAGCCCTGCCGAAAAACCCTCCGAACAGCTTAAGCAAGCAGAGACTCTTTATAACGAGGGAGTGACGCTGCAACAGCAAGGTAAATTGGAAGAAGCGATCGCGAAATACGAAGAAGCGATCCGCCTCAATCCCAGCTTAGCCTTTGCCCACCTAAACTTGGGGGCAGCTTTGGCAGCGTTGGGAAAACACCCAGAAGCGATCTCTGCCTATCGGGAAGCTATTTTACTTCAACCAAATCTGGCAGAAGCATACTATAACTTAGGCAATGCACTGGCACAGCAAGGCGAACTACCAGATGCACAAGCGCAATACAAACAAGCAATTCAAATTAATCCTACTTATGCCAAAGCTTACTATAACTTAGGAAATGTACTGGCACAGCAAGGCGATCGAGATGGTGCGATCGCGCAGTGGCGCGAAGCAATTCGCATTCAGCCTGAGTTTGCCGAAGCTTATGCGAATTTGGGGCTGATTTTTTCTAGATCCGGGCAGCGGCGCGAGGCTTTAGAAGCTTTTAAGAAAGCGCGAGATCTGTTTAAATCGCAGGGAAAAACAGATCGAGCCGAGCAGATCGATCGCATCATACAACGGGTCGGAACCAATCGCACTGTGATAACGCGATCTCTATTCGATAGTGAATATTCGGCAGCGATATCGTCGGAAGCTTGA
- a CDS encoding PEP-CTERM sorting domain-containing protein, with product MKSSKLSNLFKIAATAIGVLSATGQAAHAFDLAPGTSFSQTFECWNDSIGLVTGKNPTDANGWQYAIDSNTDGANGRYGIGSAPGQTNPFDFSGIAIKQTATSVIVAINSNMPLAGTLDDGHLIGYGDLFFTLPGQNFAQAVQSGNLYGIHFASANHSGVQQLGVYSNVQAKTVTDLVDGYTSSYGGITRYENDVKSLRGTPSHGDLTSSYFTNNGQNLNFDLNAIKSGTYFRDISFLAQGTVTQDLLATGYDTTKFRGTQTIAFQFNKSVVTPTASVPEPSTLFALGSLGLALAASKSRKQTANVNKA from the coding sequence ATGAAAAGTTCTAAACTATCCAATTTATTCAAGATTGCAGCTACAGCTATCGGTGTCCTATCCGCTACCGGACAAGCAGCCCATGCCTTCGACTTAGCACCGGGAACTTCATTTAGTCAAACTTTTGAGTGTTGGAACGACTCTATCGGTCTTGTCACCGGAAAAAACCCCACCGATGCTAACGGCTGGCAGTATGCGATCGATTCAAACACAGATGGAGCAAATGGCCGCTACGGAATAGGCTCTGCTCCAGGCCAAACAAATCCTTTTGATTTCTCAGGTATAGCTATCAAGCAAACTGCTACCAGCGTCATCGTAGCCATTAACAGCAATATGCCGTTGGCAGGTACTCTTGATGACGGTCACCTCATCGGTTATGGTGACTTGTTCTTCACTCTGCCCGGTCAAAACTTTGCACAAGCCGTGCAAAGCGGGAATTTGTACGGCATCCACTTTGCTTCGGCAAATCATTCGGGAGTACAACAACTTGGTGTTTACAGTAACGTTCAGGCCAAGACAGTTACCGATCTTGTAGATGGCTATACCAGCAGTTATGGCGGTATAACACGCTATGAAAATGATGTCAAAAGTCTTCGCGGTACGCCTAGCCACGGCGATTTAACCAGTAGCTACTTTACTAATAACGGCCAGAATCTAAACTTCGACCTGAACGCCATCAAGTCCGGAACTTATTTTAGGGACATTTCTTTCCTCGCACAGGGTACTGTAACGCAGGATTTGCTTGCTACTGGTTATGATACTACCAAATTCAGAGGTACCCAAACTATTGCCTTCCAGTTCAACAAGTCCGTAGTTACCCCAACCGCATCCGTACCCGAACCTTCTACCCTCTTCGCTTTGGGATCTCTCGGCTTAGCTCTAGCTGCCAGCAAGTCGCGTAAGCAAACTGCAAATGTTAACAAAGCATAA
- the priA gene encoding primosomal protein N' — translation MSTPSWILSEPILAEPAAPYDTNFHSSRWIEVLVDCPGTQSEAQERENVPAQKLYTYRLPPDLDVNPGDILSVPFGAQQVGAIAIRLLDRLPSDLASDKIRDVEDVVAKSFFPPGYWNLLNRLSQYYYTPLMQAIKVALPPGLLSRSSRRIRLKPEAIPPDAGIFLSPTARQILELLQASKTGDYTWQHINRQVRGATRGLRELRRRGWVESYLEAPRHTQPKLKQAVTLVVSETGLDLTPRQQEILAVLQRQGGELWLSELVETCKTTPSTIKALEQKSYVVIQEREVLRKLSEPAVADDRPKALTPAQAAALETINNLNGFAEVLLHGITGSGKTEVYLQAIAPILERGLSALVLVPEIGLTPQLTDRFRARFGERVCVYHSALSEGERYDTWRQMLTGEPQIIIGTRSAVFAPLPKLGLIILDEEHDSSFKQDSPAPTYHARTVALWRAELIDCPLILGSATPSLESWVEVHKAGEREAIQNPKSKIQNPKSYYLSLPERIQSRPLPPVEVVDMRQELREGNRSIFSRSLQDALQQLQEERKQGILFIHRRGHSTFVSCRSCGYVIECPNCDVSLAYHHTEDRAPELLRCHYCNFITAHPRHCPECSSPYLKFFGSGTQRVEEELKKQFPQLRVIRFDSDTTRTKGSHRTLLSRFANREADLLVGTQMLTKGLDLPQVTLVGIVAADGLLYFADYRASERAFQTLTQVAGRAGRGDDPGRVILQTYTPEHAVIRSVRLHDYNAFSQAELLQRATNNYPPYGRLILLRLSSIDAAEVEETAELVAAELRPSEERNNSYEILGPAPASILRVANRYRWQILLKFPSGTLPELPDWSLVRSLSPAGVSLTIDVDPLNFI, via the coding sequence ATGTCTACTCCCAGTTGGATTTTGTCAGAGCCAATATTGGCTGAGCCTGCTGCACCCTACGACACAAACTTCCATTCATCTCGGTGGATCGAAGTATTGGTAGATTGTCCCGGCACTCAGTCAGAAGCTCAGGAGCGAGAAAACGTTCCTGCACAGAAGCTATATACATATAGATTGCCCCCCGATTTGGATGTAAATCCTGGAGATATTTTGAGTGTGCCGTTTGGGGCCCAGCAGGTAGGCGCGATCGCAATCCGTCTGCTCGATCGACTTCCGTCAGATTTGGCATCCGATAAAATTCGCGATGTTGAAGATGTCGTCGCTAAAAGTTTTTTTCCTCCTGGCTACTGGAATTTACTGAATCGACTTTCTCAGTATTATTACACACCCCTGATGCAAGCGATCAAAGTAGCCCTACCTCCCGGACTGCTTTCTCGCTCTTCTCGTCGCATTCGTCTCAAGCCAGAAGCAATTCCCCCAGATGCAGGCATTTTCCTCAGTCCCACTGCCCGTCAGATTCTCGAACTTCTGCAAGCATCGAAAACGGGAGACTACACCTGGCAACACATCAACCGACAAGTCAGGGGAGCGACGCGGGGACTGCGGGAATTACGGAGACGCGGTTGGGTAGAAAGCTATTTAGAAGCGCCCAGACACACTCAACCGAAGTTGAAGCAAGCTGTGACCCTAGTTGTCTCTGAAACTGGACTGGATCTGACACCTCGTCAACAGGAAATTTTGGCAGTATTGCAGCGTCAGGGAGGTGAATTGTGGCTGAGCGAATTGGTGGAAACGTGTAAAACGACTCCCTCGACAATCAAAGCATTGGAGCAAAAAAGCTACGTTGTCATCCAAGAGAGGGAAGTTTTGCGGAAATTATCCGAACCTGCGGTAGCGGACGATCGACCCAAAGCTCTCACTCCAGCGCAAGCAGCTGCTTTAGAGACAATCAATAACTTAAATGGATTTGCGGAAGTACTGCTGCACGGAATCACCGGATCTGGAAAAACAGAGGTGTATTTGCAAGCGATCGCACCCATCCTAGAACGCGGACTCTCCGCCCTCGTCCTAGTACCGGAAATCGGCCTCACACCTCAGCTAACTGACAGATTTCGGGCTCGTTTTGGCGAAAGAGTTTGCGTTTACCACAGCGCCTTATCGGAAGGAGAGCGCTACGATACCTGGCGGCAAATGCTCACTGGAGAACCGCAAATCATCATCGGGACGCGCTCTGCCGTATTCGCCCCTTTGCCCAAACTCGGTCTGATTATCTTAGATGAAGAACACGACTCCAGCTTCAAGCAAGATAGCCCAGCCCCCACTTACCACGCCCGTACTGTAGCTCTGTGGCGTGCAGAATTAATCGATTGTCCCTTAATTTTAGGTTCCGCTACTCCCTCTCTGGAAAGTTGGGTAGAAGTACACAAAGCAGGTGAGCGGGAAGCAATCCAAAATCCAAAATCCAAAATCCAAAATCCAAAATCCTACTACTTGTCATTACCGGAGAGAATTCAATCCCGACCTCTACCGCCTGTGGAAGTTGTGGATATGCGACAAGAGTTGCGAGAGGGAAATCGATCGATTTTTAGTCGATCGCTTCAAGATGCTCTGCAACAATTGCAGGAAGAACGCAAACAGGGAATTCTCTTCATCCATCGGCGCGGACACAGCACTTTTGTCTCCTGTCGCAGTTGCGGGTATGTAATTGAGTGTCCCAACTGCGATGTTTCTCTCGCTTATCACCATACCGAAGATAGAGCGCCAGAACTGCTGAGGTGTCACTACTGTAACTTTATTACCGCTCATCCCCGCCACTGTCCCGAATGCAGTTCTCCTTATTTAAAATTTTTCGGTAGCGGTACTCAGCGAGTCGAAGAGGAATTGAAAAAGCAGTTTCCGCAGTTGCGCGTCATCCGTTTCGATAGCGATACCACTCGCACCAAAGGGTCGCATCGCACTTTATTATCGCGGTTTGCCAATCGGGAAGCTGACTTACTGGTGGGAACGCAAATGCTCACCAAAGGTTTGGATTTACCCCAGGTGACATTGGTGGGTATTGTGGCGGCAGATGGATTACTGTATTTTGCCGACTATCGAGCATCCGAGAGAGCATTTCAAACCTTGACCCAAGTGGCAGGTCGTGCCGGTCGCGGCGACGATCCCGGTCGGGTGATTTTGCAAACTTACACTCCCGAACACGCTGTAATTCGATCGGTGCGACTTCATGACTACAATGCTTTTTCCCAAGCGGAATTACTACAACGAGCGACAAATAATTATCCCCCTTACGGTAGGTTAATTTTGTTGCGCTTGAGTAGTATAGATGCTGCCGAAGTTGAGGAAACTGCGGAACTTGTCGCCGCTGAATTGCGTCCTTCAGAGGAGAGAAATAACAGTTACGAAATTCTGGGCCCAGCGCCTGCCAGTATCTTGCGAGTGGCAAATCGCTATCGATGGCAGATTTTGCTCAAGTTTCCCAGTGGAACTCTACCGGAATTACCAGATTGGAGTTTGGTGCGATCGCTCAGTCCTGCCGGTGTCAGCTTGACGATCGATGTAGACCCCCTCAATTTCATTTAA
- a CDS encoding RpoD/SigA family RNA polymerase sigma factor: MNISELDPKEILPLSGDSDYIVDPNLELEEENLVEEEVQEAELEDGYSEDLVETRLSGYRKMNSDDAVGAFFKEMARYPLLKPKEEVELARRVQFLVKMEEFQKHLKAEWGRQPSSGELAAAVGLTERQLENRLYQGRVAKRKMIRSNLRLVVSIAKRYLNRGVQFLDLIQEGAMGLNRATEKFDPDKGYKFSTYAYWWIRQAITRAIANDARTVRLPIHIVEKLNKLKKVQRDLKQKLHRNPTEVEMAEALEISPEHLRQLQQLRRRSLSLNHRVGREEDTELVDLLEDSDSMSPEEMMSDAMMRQEIWEVLGDVLTPREKDVISLRYGLTTSEPCTLEEVGSLYNLSRERVRQIQSKAMRKLRRPQIAQKLKSWLK, encoded by the coding sequence ATGAATATTTCTGAGTTGGATCCCAAGGAAATTTTGCCATTATCGGGCGATTCCGATTATATAGTCGATCCAAATCTCGAATTGGAGGAAGAAAATTTAGTCGAGGAGGAAGTGCAAGAGGCTGAGTTGGAAGATGGATATTCGGAAGATTTGGTGGAAACTCGCCTAAGCGGATATCGGAAAATGAATTCGGATGATGCTGTGGGAGCGTTTTTTAAGGAAATGGCGCGTTACCCGCTACTGAAACCAAAAGAAGAGGTTGAATTGGCGCGTCGTGTCCAATTTTTGGTAAAAATGGAGGAATTTCAAAAACACTTGAAAGCCGAATGGGGCAGACAGCCGTCAAGTGGAGAACTGGCGGCGGCGGTGGGATTGACGGAACGCCAACTGGAAAATCGCCTTTATCAAGGTAGGGTAGCGAAACGGAAGATGATTCGCTCTAATCTGCGGTTGGTAGTTTCGATCGCCAAGCGATACCTAAACAGGGGGGTACAATTCCTGGATTTGATTCAAGAAGGAGCGATGGGATTGAATCGCGCTACAGAAAAGTTCGATCCCGACAAAGGTTATAAGTTTTCTACATACGCCTATTGGTGGATTCGCCAAGCAATCACAAGAGCGATCGCGAATGATGCGCGAACAGTGCGCTTGCCAATTCATATTGTCGAAAAATTGAATAAACTTAAAAAAGTCCAGCGAGATCTCAAGCAAAAGCTGCACCGCAATCCTACGGAAGTGGAGATGGCAGAGGCGTTAGAAATTTCACCGGAACACCTGCGTCAATTGCAGCAGTTGCGTAGGCGATCGCTTTCGCTCAACCATAGAGTGGGTAGGGAAGAAGATACAGAACTGGTAGATCTGCTGGAAGATAGCGATAGTATGTCTCCCGAAGAAATGATGAGCGACGCGATGATGCGTCAGGAAATTTGGGAAGTCTTGGGCGACGTACTTACCCCAAGAGAAAAAGATGTCATTTCTTTACGGTACGGTCTAACGACAAGCGAACCCTGTACCTTAGAAGAAGTCGGTAGTTTGTACAATCTCTCTCGCGAAAGAGTGCGTCAAATTCAAAGTAAAGCAATGCGAAAATTGCGGCGTCCCCAAATTGCCCAAAAATTGAAAAGTTGGCTGAAGTGA
- a CDS encoding leucine-rich repeat domain-containing protein, with product MPKIKEKKKYLSEIYGFEFPDSFFSFWEFTQELPEDAIGGLCSTLSISLAQVFDIFQDDFDPDNFNPIEDSRYYYDPPEFFTMLRGHTDGLHWGYYIDEPNNPVFQVAYYYARDAFEINVSGNNLFETVRYHLEQFYDGTLEEFANYSDYREENEAGLKKLDEIREILRRYDTADRPEMGAAYTEKYYVQRAIIAKTRDYMGIVVPVHLYRPLGGEDKFQIWNYKPSEWEVAEYRKEALQALQEGYPGTALKLGKDLWIYHEFSDITCELLDLAYEALGRNTLRKMLDFRRNRSASQVKAFQEALQNPQETKYLSLYSDRIDTLPPEIGELTQLESVNLNYNNLKALPEEFGRLSNLQELYLVGNYFDRIPDAICNLTQLRTLDLRENPLAEICDRIGELTLLEELCLGNENLRNFPVSLCRLTSLKKLYITASNIAELPPEIGQLSALEELLLATDTGLDTVTSSFKNLRNLKRVTYKYYQADHHNYEEPVSLPSAFCELPNLEYLEFDTNRNIVIPPDIAKLANSLQSLKIGCYTWQELSPGIMQLKNLKYLTVSCASITKIPANICQLSQLENLNLYGNRIRHIPKTLGQMKNLKSLNLSRNCLSASETAKLAQLLPNTEIDCSYQNKYT from the coding sequence ATGCCTAAAATTAAAGAAAAAAAAAAATACCTTAGCGAAATATACGGCTTTGAATTTCCTGACAGCTTTTTTAGCTTCTGGGAATTTACTCAAGAACTACCTGAAGATGCGATCGGTGGATTGTGTTCTACTCTATCGATATCGCTGGCACAGGTATTTGATATTTTTCAAGATGATTTCGATCCAGATAATTTTAACCCGATCGAGGATTCCAGGTATTACTATGACCCGCCGGAATTTTTTACAATGCTGCGCGGACACACAGACGGATTGCACTGGGGATACTACATTGATGAACCTAACAATCCTGTATTTCAAGTAGCTTATTACTATGCCAGAGATGCTTTTGAAATAAATGTTAGCGGCAATAATTTATTTGAAACAGTTAGGTATCATTTAGAGCAATTTTACGATGGTACTTTAGAAGAATTTGCTAATTATTCAGATTACCGAGAAGAAAACGAAGCTGGGCTAAAAAAACTGGATGAAATCAGGGAAATTTTACGGCGATACGATACAGCAGACAGACCCGAAATGGGTGCAGCCTATACAGAAAAATATTATGTGCAACGCGCCATCATTGCCAAGACGAGAGATTATATGGGTATTGTCGTACCCGTTCATTTATATAGACCTTTGGGTGGAGAAGATAAATTCCAAATTTGGAATTACAAACCCTCGGAATGGGAAGTAGCAGAATACAGAAAAGAAGCTCTCCAAGCGTTGCAGGAAGGATATCCGGGGACAGCACTCAAACTCGGTAAAGATCTGTGGATTTATCATGAATTTTCGGATATTACTTGCGAGTTGCTCGATTTGGCTTATGAAGCGCTTGGCAGAAATACACTGCGTAAAATGCTCGATTTCCGGCGCAATCGCAGCGCCAGTCAGGTGAAAGCTTTTCAAGAGGCGCTTCAAAATCCGCAAGAAACTAAATACTTATCATTGTATAGCGATCGCATCGATACCTTACCGCCAGAAATTGGCGAACTTACTCAATTAGAAAGTGTAAATCTTAATTATAATAACCTGAAGGCTTTGCCAGAAGAGTTCGGTCGGCTGTCTAATTTGCAAGAGTTGTATTTAGTAGGAAATTATTTCGATCGTATCCCAGATGCGATCTGCAATCTGACTCAACTTCGCACGTTAGATCTGCGGGAGAATCCCTTGGCAGAAATATGCGATCGCATTGGCGAACTAACTTTACTGGAAGAACTATGTTTAGGGAATGAAAACTTAAGAAATTTTCCGGTTTCGCTTTGCCGTTTAACCAGCTTGAAAAAATTGTACATCACTGCCAGCAATATTGCCGAACTTCCCCCTGAAATCGGTCAACTTTCTGCATTGGAAGAGTTATTACTGGCAACTGATACTGGGCTTGACACCGTAACATCTAGTTTCAAAAATTTACGAAATCTCAAACGAGTTACTTACAAATATTACCAAGCCGATCATCACAACTACGAAGAACCTGTAAGTTTGCCATCGGCTTTTTGCGAGTTACCGAACTTGGAGTATTTGGAATTTGATACTAACAGAAACATAGTCATACCGCCGGATATCGCCAAGCTAGCGAATTCTCTGCAATCTCTAAAAATAGGATGTTACACATGGCAAGAACTTTCGCCTGGAATAATGCAATTAAAAAATTTGAAATATTTAACAGTTAGTTGCGCGAGTATTACAAAAATACCAGCAAATATATGTCAACTTTCTCAATTAGAAAATCTCAATCTGTACGGAAACCGTATTCGCCACATACCCAAAACGCTAGGACAAATGAAAAACCTGAAAAGTTTGAACCTATCTCGTAATTGTCTGTCAGCATCTGAAACGGCAAAATTAGCTCAATTGTTACCAAATACAGAGATTGATTGTAGTTATCAAAATAAGTACACCTAG
- a CDS encoding GNAT family N-acetyltransferase, whose product MISELIVRSATPADVPTLFHLIKALAEYEKLSHAVVGNIESLESHLFGERPYVEAILAELGGENVGFALFFHNYSTFLTKPGIYLEDLFVLPEYRGRGIGKALLTHVAKLAVSRGCGRMEWAVLDWNEPAIAFYQLMGAAVLPDWRICRVTGDSLTNLAAKGAT is encoded by the coding sequence ATGATTTCTGAATTAATAGTGCGATCGGCTACGCCAGCAGATGTCCCAACTCTGTTTCATCTAATTAAAGCGCTTGCGGAATACGAAAAGCTATCTCACGCCGTTGTGGGTAATATCGAATCTCTGGAATCCCATTTATTTGGTGAGCGACCTTACGTAGAAGCTATTCTGGCAGAGTTAGGTGGAGAAAATGTTGGCTTTGCCCTGTTTTTTCATAACTATTCCACATTTTTAACGAAACCGGGGATTTATTTGGAAGATTTATTCGTTTTACCGGAATATCGGGGACGCGGTATCGGTAAGGCGTTGCTTACCCATGTTGCTAAGTTAGCAGTTTCTCGCGGTTGCGGAAGGATGGAGTGGGCTGTTTTGGATTGGAACGAACCTGCGATCGCATTTTATCAGCTTATGGGTGCTGCTGTCCTACCAGACTGGCGCATTTGTCGCGTTACAGGCGATTCTCTCACCAATTTAGCAGCAAAAGGAGCGACTTAA
- a CDS encoding glycogen debranching protein, with protein MIIWVNEQIDPSGLIYSCIATCDEQQAKDCHESFENNLTEIQKSEGWVARLRTVNSWDEVPVSALKLS; from the coding sequence ATGATTATTTGGGTGAACGAACAAATCGATCCCTCCGGTCTGATTTATTCTTGTATTGCTACTTGTGATGAGCAACAAGCAAAAGATTGCCACGAATCTTTCGAGAATAATTTAACAGAAATTCAGAAATCGGAAGGTTGGGTCGCTCGCTTGCGGACAGTTAATTCTTGGGATGAAGTACCAGTAAGTGCCTTAAAACTGAGTTAA
- a CDS encoding DUF4351 domain-containing protein, which yields MTYDNTCKYIASQNPASFVRWLLPFEEFTTVEILKTELPAEPIRADSLILLRLGNTILHLEFERLPYSEPPIPERMLKYWLRLYEKYRCRIEQVVIFLKRIDSPQVLTDRFQVGNTVHSYRVIRLWEEDPAPFLAEPALLPLAPLTRSDSPRALLEEVAGRIELIEDPAQRREILACTAVMAGLLHKPNLIRQLFREDNMQESLFYQEIVEKGEQRGLQRGLQQGLQQGLQQGLQQGLQQGIEQGQKQQAFLQTLRQLMRRVGEIAPTTEERLRALSLFQLESLAEALLDFSSPADLIAWLDNLN from the coding sequence GTGACCTACGACAACACCTGCAAATACATCGCCTCTCAAAACCCAGCCAGTTTCGTGCGTTGGTTACTACCTTTTGAGGAATTCACAACCGTAGAAATCCTCAAAACCGAATTACCAGCCGAACCAATCAGAGCCGATTCCTTAATCTTACTGCGGTTAGGTAACACCATTTTGCACCTTGAGTTTGAAAGACTACCCTATTCAGAACCACCAATTCCAGAGCGGATGCTCAAATATTGGCTTCGCCTTTATGAAAAATATAGGTGTAGAATAGAACAAGTAGTAATTTTCTTGAAACGAATTGACTCACCCCAGGTTTTGACAGACCGATTTCAAGTAGGAAACACGGTACATTCCTATCGAGTAATTCGGTTATGGGAAGAAGACCCCGCACCTTTTTTAGCAGAACCCGCCTTGCTACCCCTAGCACCTCTAACTCGCAGCGACTCACCGAGAGCATTGTTAGAGGAAGTAGCCGGAAGGATAGAATTAATAGAAGACCCCGCACAGCGAAGAGAAATATTAGCTTGTACCGCAGTAATGGCGGGTTTACTGCACAAACCAAATTTGATTCGTCAGTTATTTCGGGAGGATAATATGCAAGAATCTTTGTTTTATCAAGAAATTGTGGAAAAAGGAGAGCAAAGAGGTTTGCAGCGAGGTTTGCAACAAGGTTTGCAACAAGGTTTGCAACAAGGCTTGCAGCAAGGTTTGCAACAAGGTATAGAACAAGGACAAAAACAGCAGGCATTCTTACAAACTCTGCGCCAGTTGATGCGGCGGGTGGGAGAAATCGCACCTACCACGGAAGAAAGACTCCGTGCTTTATCGCTTTTTCAGTTGGAGAGCTTGGCGGAAGCATTGTTGGATTTTTCATCACCAGCAGATTTAATTGCTTGGTTAGATAATCTGAATTAG
- a CDS encoding DUF4351 domain-containing protein: MEESSFYQEIFEKGVQRGFQRGFQQGLQQALQRETSIILRLVRRRVGELEPTTEERIRALSITQWEDLAEALLDFSSPADLTAWLDNVN; this comes from the coding sequence ATGGAAGAATCTTCGTTTTACCAAGAAATTTTTGAAAAAGGCGTACAGCGAGGTTTCCAGCGAGGTTTCCAGCAAGGTTTGCAACAAGCTTTACAACGCGAAACGTCAATAATTTTGCGCCTAGTTCGGCGGCGGGTAGGAGAACTCGAACCTACCACGGAAGAAAGAATTCGCGCTTTATCAATTACTCAGTGGGAGGACTTAGCAGAAGCATTGTTGGATTTTTCATCGCCAGCAGATTTAACTGCTTGGTTGGATAATGTGAACTAG
- a CDS encoding pentapeptide repeat-containing protein, producing MTADEALEIVETALDYQHLNKVQELVFRQSWEGQSYVEIAKSTGYEPDYIKDAGAKLWKLLSKVLGEKVKKDNIKSVLKRYLRRNQVNLHRTQVIGVNFSGGTLTEANLSGVTLFASLGKADLCQADVHKTIIPDDNTKSDKEEHNQEIQSNSPEKIYYWNNLSLRSPEQVKIAEALDRANVIFITNTKVRLTSTKGKENKEADFLIFYQGKSGILVITRTLSQQDGGGFRECDRIFQSHGISIIQYYDAIRCRESPDRVVQEFLEILVDTAI from the coding sequence ATGACCGCTGACGAAGCACTAGAGATTGTTGAAACTGCCTTAGACTACCAACACTTAAACAAAGTTCAAGAGCTAGTGTTTCGTCAATCGTGGGAAGGACAGTCTTATGTAGAAATTGCTAAAAGCACAGGATATGAACCTGATTATATCAAAGATGCTGGTGCTAAACTTTGGAAATTACTATCAAAGGTATTAGGGGAGAAGGTTAAAAAAGATAATATTAAATCAGTATTGAAACGATATTTACGGCGAAATCAAGTTAATTTGCATCGAACTCAGGTGATTGGAGTAAACTTCAGCGGCGGAACTTTAACTGAAGCAAATTTAAGTGGAGTAACCCTATTTGCAAGCTTAGGTAAGGCAGACTTGTGTCAAGCAGATGTACACAAAACAATAATACCTGATGATAACACTAAATCTGACAAAGAAGAACATAACCAAGAAATCCAATCTAACTCACCAGAAAAAATCTATTACTGGAACAATTTATCCCTTCGTTCCCCCGAACAAGTTAAAATAGCAGAAGCGCTCGATCGCGCTAACGTCATCTTTATTACTAACACCAAAGTTCGGCTGACAAGTACTAAAGGGAAAGAAAACAAAGAAGCTGATTTTCTAATTTTTTACCAAGGTAAATCGGGTATTCTGGTAATCACTCGCACACTATCCCAGCAAGATGGAGGGGGTTTTCGGGAGTGCGATCGCATTTTCCAATCTCACGGTATTTCCATTATCCAATATTACGATGCTATCAGATGCAGGGAATCACCCGATCGAGTTGTACAGGAATTTTTGGAAATATTGGTTGATACAGCAATTTAG